The nucleotide window CCGCAGTGTTGTCACGGTCCTGCGCCGAAACTGGCTGCTTGTTTTGATGTTGGCGGGCGTGATCTTGGCGGGAACCGCAGTTGCTTTGGTTCCGCCGCTGGTGCTGGAGCGCGTCATCAACCAATTGACTACCGGTCAGGCAGTTCTATTCTCTCTGGCTTTCGCGTACTTCATCTTTCTCGCTTTGGCAGGCATATTGGAATCGCTGCAGACCGTGCTGATCACCCTGATCGGTCAGAAGATCACCCGACAGGTTCGCCAGGATCTCTGCGCCAAAATCCAGCTTCTGCCAGCTTCCTACTTTACCCAACAGCAAGCCGGCAAGACGGTTTCCCTGTTTGTCAACGACGTTGAGGCCCTCAGTGCGCTGTTTGACAACGGCGTTCTCAGCATGGCTGCCGACGCTTTAAAAATGATCGGCATCGGTGCGATGATCTTTACCCGCAGCCTTGGCCTGGGATTTCTGCTTTTGGCGATCACGCCGCTGTTATTTGCCTTAACCCGGCATTTTCAAAAACGCATGCTTAAAGCACAACAGACGCACCGCTCCGCAATCGCCCAGGTCAACAACGCAGTTCCGGAGACCCTGCGCTGTCTGCGGATGATCCGGACGTTCAACAAACAGAATTATATGGAAGAGCGCTATGACAAGCACTTGCAGACAAGCTATCAGAGTCTGGAAAAGGCCAACTTTTATGATTCCGTGTATTCGCCGATCATCGTTTTCAGCAGCAGTGCTGTGATCGCTGTGATGATGGTGCTGGCCTCGCTTTCCGGAAATATGCAGCAGCTGTTCGGGATGTCGGTCGGCTCCGCCGTGGCCGTCATTGCTTATGTCGGCAAGATCTTTACCCCGCTGGAAAACATCGGCATGGAAATCGAGAATATTCAGTCCGCCGTCGCGGGCATAGAACGAATCGAAAGCTTCTTCCAGCAGCCTGAGCGGATCCTGCCAACACAACAGCTGGATCTATCTGCCGCTAATCTGACTCAGCCGGTCTTGTCGCTCAGTCACGTCACCTTTGG belongs to Holdemania massiliensis and includes:
- a CDS encoding ABC transporter ATP-binding protein, producing the protein MNPTELKLHLRRSVVTVLRRNWLLVLMLAGVILAGTAVALVPPLVLERVINQLTTGQAVLFSLAFAYFIFLALAGILESLQTVLITLIGQKITRQVRQDLCAKIQLLPASYFTQQQAGKTVSLFVNDVEALSALFDNGVLSMAADALKMIGIGAMIFTRSLGLGFLLLAITPLLFALTRHFQKRMLKAQQTHRSAIAQVNNAVPETLRCLRMIRTFNKQNYMEERYDKHLQTSYQSLEKANFYDSVYSPIIVFSSSAVIAVMMVLASLSGNMQQLFGMSVGSAVAVIAYVGKIFTPLENIGMEIENIQSAVAGIERIESFFQQPERILPTQQLDLSAANLTQPVLSLSHVTFGYQPEEPVLKDLSFCINSGETVTLIGRTGAGKSTIFRLILGLYAPQQGTIEIAGQPADQLSDSQKRRLFGYVEQTLHPADGTVGDQISLFDAAITDQQIIEAAELVGLASVIEKLPQRYATPWNPALFSQGQIQLLAIARAIAANPRILLLDEITANLDSGTEALVMEALQKASANRTVLSISHRLYQQSKTGRLITIG